The following coding sequences are from one Vidua chalybeata isolate OUT-0048 unplaced genomic scaffold, bVidCha1 merged haplotype W_reject_10, whole genome shotgun sequence window:
- the LOC128783036 gene encoding serine/threonine-protein kinase pim-1-like isoform X2: MPRPARRPSAGPPRARPCPSRRGAASAGLSPYWLWRRWKCRSLWCWRSSAVFWLRLARALARPRPRPRPRTKLLPRFRPQPPRCRPAPAPSPTASPAASPLRAPPLVSSAAGPEPPQPGAARQAAARRALGLPGQKSGSAVPPARAEKPPLEQHYREAPLLGSGGCGSVYSGTRLADGAPVAIKRVCRDRIPEWARLHNGALVPLELALLWMVSCPGFRGVVRLLDWFELPDGFALVMERPQRCQDLWDFLHERGFLTEPVARGLFRQVLEAVRHCTSRGVLHRDIKAENVLVDLATGEAKLIDFGCGTILQDTFYTRMSGTPEYSPPEWILFGCYHGQPATIWSLGILLYHLVCGHLPFHTNEDIVRGQLFFPPRVSQGPPPWKNTDTGDKKSLEAARHLDQMLSDLERRREMDQRALLKAALPGGSNGSVPAPDTRREEMPDSATEDRGWLWMTVTCLAWCTPGAHTS; encoded by the exons ATGCCGCGTCCCGCAAGGCGCCCctcggcggggccgccccgtgCCCGGCCCTGCCCGTCCCGCCGCGGAGCCGCCTCCGCCGGGCTCTCTCCGTACTGGCTGTGGCGCCGCTGGAAGTGCCGCTCGCTCTGGTGCTGGCGGAGCAGCGCGGTCTTTTGGCTCCGCCTGGCGCGGGCTctggcccggccccggccgagGCCCCGGCCCCGAACGAAGCTCCTGCCGCGGTTccgcccgcagccgccccgctgccgccccgcgcccgccccgtcGCCGACAGCGTCGCCGGCGGCTTCCCCGCTCCGAGCTCCGCCGCTCGTCAGCTcggccgccggccccgagccgccgcAGCCCGGGGCGGCTCGGCAAGCAGCAGCGCGCCGGGCGCTCGGGTTGCCGGGGCAGAAGAGCGGGAGCGCGGTGCCGCCCGCACGGGCGGAGAAgcctcccctggagcagcactACCGGGAGGCCCCGCTGCTGGGGAGCGGCGGCTGCGGCAGCGTTTACTCCGGGACCCGGCTCGCCGACGGCGCCCCG GTGGCCATCAAGCGAGTGTGCCGCGATCGCATCCCGGAGTGGGCGCGGCTG CACAACGGCGCCCTggtgcccctggagctggcGCTGCTGTGGATGGTGTCGTGCCCTGGCTTCCGCGGCGTCGTGCGGCTCCTGGACTGGTTCGAGCTGCCCGACGGCTTCGCGCTGGTCATGGAGCGTCCGCAGCGCTGTCAGGACCTCTGGGACTTCCTGCACGAGCGGGGGTTCCTGACGGAGCCCGTGGCGCGGGGGCTGTtccgccaggtgctggaggccgtgcggCACTGCACCAGCCGCGGCGTCCTGCACCGCGACATCAAGGCCGAGAACGTCCTCGTCGACCTGGCCACGGGCGAGGCGAAGCTCATCGACTTCGGCTGCGGCACGATCCTCCAGGACACGTTCTACACCCGGATGTCAG GAACGCCGGAGTACAGCCCACCGGAGTGGATCCTCTTTGGCTGCTACCATGGCCAGCCAGCCaccatctggtccctgggcatcctgctcTATCACCTGGTCTGTGGGCACCTTCCTTTCCACACAAACGAGGACATCGTCCGGGGCCAGCTCTTCTTCCCGCCCCGGGTGTCTCAAG GTCCTCCTCCATGGAAGAACACAGACACCGGAGACAAGAaatccctggaggcagccagacACCTAGACCAGATGCTGAGTGATCTGGAGAGACgccgtg agatGGACCAAAGGGCtttgctgaaggcagcacttcCTGGAGGAAGCAATGGCTCCGTGCCAGCCCCCGATACACGAAGGGAGGAGATGCCAGACAGTGCCACAGAAG acAGAGGCTGGCTGTGGATGACAGTCACATGTCTGGCCTGGTGCACACCAGGTGCACACACGAGCTGA
- the LOC128783116 gene encoding putative cuticle collagen 91 encodes MTHQLPGGPAEPGGPASGISGSARGYGSAPGAGPEPPAHPWGRSGAPRTQQPEEEQQQQQEQQEEERENPAARTARTLGLQHPLPREHRPQPRAAGFPIPKLWLGGGGGCEEEEGGLGQPGRAGAEDGEQGGQIPAAEPRGRGRFERLHGAGTQRGGKAPEMPHEEGLQMQITGI; translated from the exons ATGACTCACCAGTTGCCGGGCGGACCCGCAGAGCCCGGCGGCCCCGCCAGCGGAATTTCGGGCTCGGCCCGGGGGTACGGATCCGCACCGGGGGCGGgccccgagccccctgcccacccctggGGCCGATCGGGGGCTCCCCGCACCCAGCAGCCG gaggaggagcagcagcagcagcaggaacagcaggaagaGGAGCGGGAGAATCCCGCCGCTCGCACCGCTCGCACGCTGGGTCTGCAGCACCCCCTGCCCCGGGAGCATCGCCCCCAGCCCCGAGCCGCAG gatttcccattcccaaactttggctgggtggaggaggaggctgcgaggaagaggaaggaggcCTGGGAcagccaggcag agcaggagctgaggatggagagcagggaggacaaATTCCCGCGGCAGAACCTCGTGGAAGAGGCCGTTTTGAGCGGCTCCACGGTGCAGGAACCCAACGGGGAGGAAAAGCCCCGGAGATGCCGCacgaggaggggctgcaaaTGCAGATCACGGggatctga
- the LOC128783114 gene encoding serine/threonine-protein kinase pim-1-like: MPRPARRPSAGPPRARPCPSRRGAASAGLSPYWLWRRWKCRSLWCWRSSAVFWLRLARALARPRPRPRPRTKLLPRFRPQPPRCRPAPAPSPTALPAASPLRAPPLVSSAAGPEPPQPGAARQAAARRALGLPGQKSGSAVPPARAEKPPLEQLYREGPLLGSGGCGSVYSGTRLADGAPVAIKRVCRDRIPEWARLHNGALVPLELALLWMVSCPGFRGVVRLLDWFELPDGFALVMERPQRCQDLWDFLHERGFLTEPVARGLFRQVLEAVRHCTSRGVLHRDIKAENVLVDLATGEAKLIDFGCGTILQDTFYTRMSGTPEYSPPEWILFGCYHGQPATIWTLGILLYHLVCGHLPFHTNEDIVRGQLFFPPRVSQECQHLIRWCLSMDPAYRPSLEDLFEHSWLQEPCLAQETAEIHPCAQ, from the exons ATGCCGCGTCCCGCAAGGCGCCCctcggcggggccgccccgtgCCCGGCCCTGCCCGTCCCGCCGCGGAGCCGCCTCCGCCGGGCTCTCTCCGTACTGGCTGTGGCGCCGCTGGAAGTGCCGCTCGCTCTGGTGCTGGCGGAGCAGCGCGGTCTTTTGGCTCCGCCTGGCGCGGGCTctggcccggccccggccgagGCCCCGGCCCCGAACGAAGCTTCTGCCGCGGTTccgcccgcagccgccccgctgccgccccgcgcccgccccgtcGCCGACAGCGTTGCCGGCAGCTTCCCCGCTCCGAGCCCCGCCGCTCGTCAGCTcggccgccggccccgagccgccgcAGCCCGGGGCGGCTCGGCAAGCAGCAGCGCGCCGGGCGCTCGGGTTGCCGGGGCAGAAGAGCGGGAGCGCGGTGCCGCCCGCACGGGCGGAGAAgcctcccctggagcagctctacCGGGAGGGCCCGCTGCTGGGGAGCGGCGGCTGCGGCAGCGTTTACTCCGGGACCCGGCTCGCCGACGGCGCCCCG GTGGCCATCAAGCGAGTGTGCCGCGATCGCATCCCGGAGTGGGCGCGGCTG CACAACGGCGCCCTggtgcccctggagctggcGCTGCTGTGGATGGTGTCGTGCCCTGGTTTCCGCGGAGTCGTGCGGCTCCTGGACTGGTTCGAGCTGCCCGACGGCTTCGCGCTGGTCATGGAGCGTCCGCAGCGCTGTCAGGACCTCTGGGACTTCCTGCACGAGCGGGGGTTCCTGACGGAGCCCGTGGCGCGGGGGCTGTtccgccaggtgctggaggccgtgcggCACTGCACCAGCCGCGGCGTCCTGCACCGCGACATCAAGGCCGAGAACGTCCTCGTCGACCTGGCCACGGGCGAGGCGAAGCTCATCGACTTCGGCTGCGGCACGATCCTCCAGGACACGTTCTACACCCGGATGTCAG GAACGCCGGAGTACAGCCCACCGGAGTGGATCCTCTTTGGCTGCTACCATGGCCAGCCAGCTACCATCTGGACCCTGGGCATCCTGCTCTATCACCTGGTCTGCGGGCACCTTCCTTTCCACACAAACGAGGATATCGTCCGGGGCCAGCTCTTCTTCCCGCCCCGGGTGTCTCAAG agtgcCAGCACCTCATCAGGTGGTGTTTATCCATGGACCCCGCATACAGGCCATCACTGGAAGACCTTTTTGAGCAttcttggctgcaggagccctgcctggcccaggagacagcagaaatccatccctgtgctcagtag
- the LOC128783036 gene encoding serine/threonine-protein kinase pim-1-like isoform X3, whose product MPRPARRPSAGPPRARPCPSRRGAASAGLSPYWLWRRWKCRSLWCWRSSAVFWLRLARALARPRPRPRPRTKLLPRFRPQPPRCRPAPAPSPTASPAASPLRAPPLVSSAAGPEPPQPGAARQAAARRALGLPGQKSGSAVPPARAEKPPLEQHYREAPLLGSGGCGSVYSGTRLADGAPVAIKRVCRDRIPEWARLHNGALVPLELALLWMVSCPGFRGVVRLLDWFELPDGFALVMERPQRCQDLWDFLHERGFLTEPVARGLFRQVLEAVRHCTSRGVLHRDIKAENVLVDLATGEAKLIDFGCGTILQDTFYTRMSGTPEYSPPEWILFGCYHGQPATIWSLGILLYHLVCGHLPFHTNEDIVRGQLFFPPRVSQGPPPWKNTDTGDKKSLEAARHLDQMLSDLERRREMDQRALLKAALPGGSNGSVPAPDTRREEMPDSATEGDCCARLSQDS is encoded by the exons ATGCCGCGTCCCGCAAGGCGCCCctcggcggggccgccccgtgCCCGGCCCTGCCCGTCCCGCCGCGGAGCCGCCTCCGCCGGGCTCTCTCCGTACTGGCTGTGGCGCCGCTGGAAGTGCCGCTCGCTCTGGTGCTGGCGGAGCAGCGCGGTCTTTTGGCTCCGCCTGGCGCGGGCTctggcccggccccggccgagGCCCCGGCCCCGAACGAAGCTCCTGCCGCGGTTccgcccgcagccgccccgctgccgccccgcgcccgccccgtcGCCGACAGCGTCGCCGGCGGCTTCCCCGCTCCGAGCTCCGCCGCTCGTCAGCTcggccgccggccccgagccgccgcAGCCCGGGGCGGCTCGGCAAGCAGCAGCGCGCCGGGCGCTCGGGTTGCCGGGGCAGAAGAGCGGGAGCGCGGTGCCGCCCGCACGGGCGGAGAAgcctcccctggagcagcactACCGGGAGGCCCCGCTGCTGGGGAGCGGCGGCTGCGGCAGCGTTTACTCCGGGACCCGGCTCGCCGACGGCGCCCCG GTGGCCATCAAGCGAGTGTGCCGCGATCGCATCCCGGAGTGGGCGCGGCTG CACAACGGCGCCCTggtgcccctggagctggcGCTGCTGTGGATGGTGTCGTGCCCTGGCTTCCGCGGCGTCGTGCGGCTCCTGGACTGGTTCGAGCTGCCCGACGGCTTCGCGCTGGTCATGGAGCGTCCGCAGCGCTGTCAGGACCTCTGGGACTTCCTGCACGAGCGGGGGTTCCTGACGGAGCCCGTGGCGCGGGGGCTGTtccgccaggtgctggaggccgtgcggCACTGCACCAGCCGCGGCGTCCTGCACCGCGACATCAAGGCCGAGAACGTCCTCGTCGACCTGGCCACGGGCGAGGCGAAGCTCATCGACTTCGGCTGCGGCACGATCCTCCAGGACACGTTCTACACCCGGATGTCAG GAACGCCGGAGTACAGCCCACCGGAGTGGATCCTCTTTGGCTGCTACCATGGCCAGCCAGCCaccatctggtccctgggcatcctgctcTATCACCTGGTCTGTGGGCACCTTCCTTTCCACACAAACGAGGACATCGTCCGGGGCCAGCTCTTCTTCCCGCCCCGGGTGTCTCAAG GTCCTCCTCCATGGAAGAACACAGACACCGGAGACAAGAaatccctggaggcagccagacACCTAGACCAGATGCTGAGTGATCTGGAGAGACgccgtg agatGGACCAAAGGGCtttgctgaaggcagcacttcCTGGAGGAAGCAATGGCTCCGTGCCAGCCCCCGATACACGAAGGGAGGAGATGCCAGACAGTGCCACAGAAGGTGattgctgtgccaggctcagccagg ACTCATGA
- the LOC128783036 gene encoding serine/threonine-protein kinase pim-2-like isoform X1, protein MPRPARRPSAGPPRARPCPSRRGAASAGLSPYWLWRRWKCRSLWCWRSSAVFWLRLARALARPRPRPRPRTKLLPRFRPQPPRCRPAPAPSPTASPAASPLRAPPLVSSAAGPEPPQPGAARQAAARRALGLPGQKSGSAVPPARAEKPPLEQHYREAPLLGSGGCGSVYSGTRLADGAPVAIKRVCRDRIPEWARLHNGALVPLELALLWMVSCPGFRGVVRLLDWFELPDGFALVMERPQRCQDLWDFLHERGFLTEPVARGLFRQVLEAVRHCTSRGVLHRDIKAENVLVDLATGEAKLIDFGCGTILQDTFYTRMSGTPEYSPPEWILFGCYHGQPATIWSLGILLYHLVCGHLPFHTNEDIVRGQLFFPPRVSQGPPPWKNTDTGDKKSLEAARHLDQMLSDLERRREMDQRALLKAALPGGSNGSVPAPDTRREEMPDSATEGDCCARLSQDVITETGIFAPDPVRLPRIVCPQDVRRSCMIGTVVTLFTVPLVLIGCYLGIRKLYESRRLMKLMLV, encoded by the exons ATGCCGCGTCCCGCAAGGCGCCCctcggcggggccgccccgtgCCCGGCCCTGCCCGTCCCGCCGCGGAGCCGCCTCCGCCGGGCTCTCTCCGTACTGGCTGTGGCGCCGCTGGAAGTGCCGCTCGCTCTGGTGCTGGCGGAGCAGCGCGGTCTTTTGGCTCCGCCTGGCGCGGGCTctggcccggccccggccgagGCCCCGGCCCCGAACGAAGCTCCTGCCGCGGTTccgcccgcagccgccccgctgccgccccgcgcccgccccgtcGCCGACAGCGTCGCCGGCGGCTTCCCCGCTCCGAGCTCCGCCGCTCGTCAGCTcggccgccggccccgagccgccgcAGCCCGGGGCGGCTCGGCAAGCAGCAGCGCGCCGGGCGCTCGGGTTGCCGGGGCAGAAGAGCGGGAGCGCGGTGCCGCCCGCACGGGCGGAGAAgcctcccctggagcagcactACCGGGAGGCCCCGCTGCTGGGGAGCGGCGGCTGCGGCAGCGTTTACTCCGGGACCCGGCTCGCCGACGGCGCCCCG GTGGCCATCAAGCGAGTGTGCCGCGATCGCATCCCGGAGTGGGCGCGGCTG CACAACGGCGCCCTggtgcccctggagctggcGCTGCTGTGGATGGTGTCGTGCCCTGGCTTCCGCGGCGTCGTGCGGCTCCTGGACTGGTTCGAGCTGCCCGACGGCTTCGCGCTGGTCATGGAGCGTCCGCAGCGCTGTCAGGACCTCTGGGACTTCCTGCACGAGCGGGGGTTCCTGACGGAGCCCGTGGCGCGGGGGCTGTtccgccaggtgctggaggccgtgcggCACTGCACCAGCCGCGGCGTCCTGCACCGCGACATCAAGGCCGAGAACGTCCTCGTCGACCTGGCCACGGGCGAGGCGAAGCTCATCGACTTCGGCTGCGGCACGATCCTCCAGGACACGTTCTACACCCGGATGTCAG GAACGCCGGAGTACAGCCCACCGGAGTGGATCCTCTTTGGCTGCTACCATGGCCAGCCAGCCaccatctggtccctgggcatcctgctcTATCACCTGGTCTGTGGGCACCTTCCTTTCCACACAAACGAGGACATCGTCCGGGGCCAGCTCTTCTTCCCGCCCCGGGTGTCTCAAG GTCCTCCTCCATGGAAGAACACAGACACCGGAGACAAGAaatccctggaggcagccagacACCTAGACCAGATGCTGAGTGATCTGGAGAGACgccgtg agatGGACCAAAGGGCtttgctgaaggcagcacttcCTGGAGGAAGCAATGGCTCCGTGCCAGCCCCCGATACACGAAGGGAGGAGATGCCAGACAGTGCCACAGAAGGTGattgctgtgccaggctcagccagg ACGTTATCactgaaacaggaatatttgccCCGGATCCAGTGCGCCTCCCAAGAATTGTGTGCCCCCAGGATGTGCGCAGGTCCTGCATGATAGGCACGGTGGTGACACTGTTCACCGTGCCCCTTGTGCTGATCGGCTGCTATCTTGGCATTCGGAAGCTGTACGAGAGCAGACG ACTCATGAAACTTATGTTGGTTTGA